The Nymphalis io chromosome 14, ilAglIoxx1.1, whole genome shotgun sequence genome has a segment encoding these proteins:
- the LOC126773171 gene encoding sodium channel protein para isoform X24: MSEDLDSISEEEQSLFRPFTRESLAVIEARIAEEHAKQKELEKKRAEGETDLGRTKKKKEVRYDDEDEDEGPQPDATLEQGLPLPVRMQGSFPLELASTPLEDIDPFYHNQTTFVVISKGKDIFRFSATNALWILDPFNPIRRVAIYILVHPLFSLFIITTILVNCILMIMPTTPTVESTEVIFTGIYTFESAVKVMARGFILQPFTYLRDAWNWLDFVVIALAYVTMGIDLGNLAALRTFRVLRALKTVAIVPGLKTIVGAVIESVKNLRDVIILTMFSLSVFALMGLQIYMGVLTQKCIKVFPEDGSWGNLTDENWERFCQNETNWYGEDGDYPLCGNSSGAGQCEPGYICLQGYGPNPNYGYTSFDTFGWAFLSAFRLMTQDYWENLYQLVLRSAGSWHVLFFVVIIFLGSFYLVNLILAIVAMSYDELQKKAEEEEQAEEEALREAEQKAAARADKQEAREAHAREQAAAAEAAAYAEAHPAKSPSDSSCQSYELFVNQERGNQDDNTRERMSLRSDPFQDSASLSLPGSPFNLRRGSRGSHQMALRPNGRNRYPPGADRKPLVLSTYLDAQEHLPYADDSNAVTPMSEENGAIIIPVYYANLGSRHSSYTSHQSRLSYTSHGDLLGGKAQTKEARLRGRSASRNHSVTSQPHAYPLPRQDSSLASRPLREYEISTTECTDEAGKVLKQSNDNPFIESSQQPNVVDMRDVMVLNEIIEQAGRQSRASEQNAEDDEDGPTFKERLLECFMKGIDFFCVWDCCWLWLEFQKYVALLVFDPFVELFITLCIVVNTLFMALDHHDMDRDMEKALKSGNYFFTATFGIEAMLKLIAMSPKFYFQEGWNVFDFIIVALSLLELGLEGVQGLSVLRSFRLLRVFKLAKSWPALNLIISIMGRTVGALGNLTFVLCIIIFIFAVMGMQLFGKNYTDYVDRFPDGDLPRWNFTDFMHSFMIVFRVLCGEWIESMWDCMLVGDVSCIPFFLATVVIGNLVVLNLFLALLLSNFGSSNLSSPTADQDTNKIAEAFNRISRFIDWVKKNAADVLKLVKNKLTNQIAIHAPGLKAALCGRCVSPERVDNELELGADLDDGVLYKDKKLKDQVEVAIGDGMEFTIPGDNKYKKGKILMNNINAITDNHTDNRINCELNHHGYPIQDDDTISQKSYGSHKIRSFKDESHKGSADTIDGEEKKDASKEELGLEEEMIPEEEVGQVDLAKLDIKAVEGDGILEDSPADCCPEPCYARFPFLAGDDESPFWQGWAMLRLKTFRLIENTYFETAVITMILLSSLALALEDVHLPHRPILQDILYYMDRIFTVIFFIEMLIKWLALGFQKYFTNAWCWLDFIIVMVSLINFVAALCGAGGIQAFKTMRTLRALRPLRAMSRMQGMRVVVNALVQAIPSIFNVLLVCLIFWLIFAIMGVQLFAGKYFKCVDMNHTTLSHEIIPDRNACILENYTWENSPMNFDHVGKAYLCLFQVATFKGWIQIMNDAIDSREVGRQPIRETNIYMYLYFVFFIIFGSFFTLNLFIGVIIDNFNEQKKKAGGSLEMFMTEDQKKYYNAMKKMGSKKPLKAIPRPRWRPQAIVFEIVTDKKFDMIIMLFIGLNMLTMTLDHYQQSETFSAVLDYLNMIFIVIFSSECLLKIFALRYHYFVEPWNLFDFVVVMFSILSLVLSDIIEKYFVSPTLLRVVRVAKVGRVLRLVKGAKGIRTLLFALAMSLPALFNICLLLFLVMFIFAIFGMSFFMHVKDKGGLDDVYNFKTFVQSMILLFQMSTSAGWDGVLDGIINEEECDLPDNERGSPGNCGSATIGITYLLSYLVISFLIVINMYIAVILENYSQATEDVQEGLTDDDYDMYYEIWQRFDPEGTQYIRYDQLSDFLDVLEPPLQIHKPNKYKIISMDIPICRGDMMFCVDILDALTKDFFARKGNPIEEPVDVGRPDEVGYEPVSSTLWRQREEYCARLIQHAWRRHRRAQSPGGGSASGAEGGGASGPEAEGAPTAVLLDAGAGGAHRVVLQAAGAAPRPPEPAPPPAPV; encoded by the exons ATGTCCGAGGACTTGGACTCGATCAGCGAGGAAGAACAAAGCTTGTTCCGACCCTTCACCCGAGAGTCATTGGCCGTAATCGAGGCCCGCATAGCTGAAGAGCATGCCAAGCAAAAAGAACTCGAGAAAAAACGAGCGGAAGGCGAG ACCGATTTGGGGCGGacgaaaaagaaaaaagaa GTGCGGTACGATGATGAGGATGAAGATGAAGGTCCCCAACCAGATGCGACCTTGGAGCAGGGCCTGCCGCTGCCGGTGCGCATGCAGGGCTCCTTTCCTCTCGAACTCGCCTCCACACCACTCGAGGACATCGATCCTTTCTACCACAACCAAACA ACATTCGTAGTCATAAGCAAGGGTAAAGACATCTTCAGATTTTCGGCGACTAATGCCTTGTGGATATTGGATCCATTTAATCCAATAAGAAGAGTGgccatatatatattagtgcATCCTTTATTCTCTCTGTTCATTATTACCACAATTCTTGTGAATTGTATACTCATGATAATGCCTACCACACCAACTGTCGAAAGTACtga AGTTATCTTTACCGGCATCTACACCTTTGAATCGGCGGTGAAAGTAATGGCCAGGGGTTTCATACTACAGCCATTCACATACCTTAGAGATGCATGGAATTGGCTTGACTTCGTAGTTATAGCTTTAGC TTATGTGACGATGGGCATAGATCTCGGCAACTTGGCCGCTCTAAGAACGTTCAGAGTTCTCCGAGCTTTGAAGACTGTGGCCATCGTACcgg GCTTGAAGACTATTGTGGGTGCGGTGATAGAGTCGGTGAAAAATCTTCGAGATGTGATAATATTGACGATGTTTTCACTATCTGTGTTCGCACTTATGGGTCTGCAAATCTATATGGGGGTCTTGACACAGAAATGTATTAAAGTCTTTCCGGAAGACGGTAGTTGGGGTAACCTCACCGATGAGAACTGGGAAAGATTTTGTCAAAATGAAA CAAATTGGTACGGAGAAGACGGAGACTACCCCCTTTGTGGAAATTCATCAGGAGCAGG ACAATGTGAACCAGGCTACATATGTTTACAAGGCTATGGACCAAACCCTAACTACGGATATACGAGTTTTGACACGTTTGGTTGGGCTTTCCTATCAGCTTTTCGACTCATGACACAGGACTATTGGGAAAATCTTTATCAACTG GTGCTAAGGTCAGCGGGTTCATGGCACGTCTTGTTCTTCGTAGTGATCATATTCTTGGGCTCATTCTATCTCGTCAACTTGATTTTGGCTATCGTCGCCATGTCATATGATGAGTTACAAAAGAAAGCTGAAGAAGAGGAACAAGCCGAAGAAGAAGCTCTTAGG GAAGCGGAACAAAAAGCGGCAGCCAGAGCGGATAAGCAGGAAGCCAGGGAAGCCCATGCTCGCGAGCAGGCTGCAGCAGCAGAGGCGGCGGCGTACGCCGAGGCACATCCCGCTAAATCTCCCAGCGACTCTTCCTGTCAGAGCTACGAGCTGTTCGTGAACCAGGAGCGGGGCAACCAGGACGACAATACGCGCGAGCGCATGTCCCTCCGTAGCGACCCCTTCCAGGACTCG GCTTCATTGTCACTTCCTGGATCACCGTTCAATTTACGTCGAGGATCTCGTGGGTCGCATCAAATGGCTTTAAGACCGAACGGAAGAAATCGATATCCACCTGGAGCTGATCGAAAACCACTTGTCCTTTCAACATACTTGGATGCACAGGAACATCTGCCATATGCTGACGATTCAAATGCTGTCACACCAATGTCTGAAGAAAATGGTGCTATAATTATACCTGTGTACTACGCCAATTTAG gtTCAAGACATTCTTCTTACACGTCGCATCAATCTCGATTGTCGTACACTTCACACGGTGACTTATTAGGTGGAAAAGCGCAAACGAAGGAAGCAAGGCTAAGAGGACGATCGGCATCCAGAAATCACAGCGTTACGTCACAACCGCATGCCTACCCACTGCCAAGACAAGATTCGTCGCTCGCATCTAGACCGCTTAGAGAATAT GAAATAAGCACAACGGAATGTACAGATGAGGCTGGCAAAGTATTAAAACAATCTAACGACAATCCTTTTATAGAGTCATCGCAGCAGCCCAACGTTGTAGATATGAGAG ATGTTATGGTActaaatgaaattattgaacAAGCGGGCAGACAAAGTAGAGCCAGTGAGCAAAACG CAGAAGACGATGAGGATGGACCCACCTTCAAAGAAAGACTCCTCGAGTGCTTTATGAAAGGAATAGACTTCTTTTGTGTTTGGGACTGCTGTTGGTTATGGCTGGAGTTCCAAAAATACGTGGCTCTTCTGGTGTTCGACCCATTCGTAGAACTGTTTATCACCTTATGTATTGTGGTCAACACTTTGTTTATGGCTTTGGACCATCATGATATGGATCGAGATATGGAAAAGGCGCTAAAAAGTGGCAACTAT ttctTCACTGCAACCTTTGGTATAGAAGCCATGCTAAAATTAATAGCTATGAGCCCGaagttttattttcaagaaGGTTGGAACGTTTTTGATTTTATCATCGTGGCCTTATCGTTATTAGAATTGGGTCTGGAAGGTGTACAGGGTTTGTCAGTGTTACGTTCATTTCGTTTG cTGCGTGTATTTAAACTGGCTAAGTCTTGGCCGGCGCTAAACCTTATTATATCCATAATGGGTAGGACAGTGGGAGCTTTAGGGAACTTGACCTTTGTACTTTGCatcattatattcatatttgcgGTGATGGGAATGCAGTTATTTGGGAAAAACTATACAG ACTATGTAGACCGTTTTCCGGACGGAGATCTTCCCCGTTGGAACTTCACCGACTTCATGCACAGCTTCATGATAGTCTTTCGAGTGCTATGTGGAGAATGGATAGAAAGCATGTGGGATTGTATGCTCGTTGGAGACGTGTCCTGCATACCATTCTTCTTAGCTACCGTTGTCATTGGTAATCTTGTG gttCTCAACCTCTTCTTGGCCCTGTTACTGTCAAACTTTGGGTCATCTAACTTATCGTCGCCGACAGCCGATCAAGACACCAACAAAATAGCTGAAGCATTTAACAGAATATCGAGATTCATAGATTGGGTTAAAAAGAACGCAGCCGACGTCTTAAAGTTGgtgaaaaataaacttacaaacCAAATAGCCATACACGCTCCCG GCTTAAAGGCGGCTTTATGTGGCCGCTGTGTCTCCCCAGAACGGGTGGATAACGAGCTGGAATTAGGTGCTGACCTTGATGATGGAGTACTGTATAAAGATAAGAAACTAAAAGACCAAGTAGAAGTAGCAATCGGTGACGGCATGGAATTTACAATACCag GTGACAATAAGTACAAGAAAGGTAAAATACTAATGAATAATATCAATGCAATAACCGATAACCACACAGACAATAGAATTAATTGTGAACTTAATCATCATGGATACCCTATTCAG GACGATGATACTATAAGTCAGAAATCATACGGAAGTCACAAAATTAGATCTTTTAAAGATGAAAGTCACAAAGGTTCAGCAGACACCATCGATGGTGAAGAAAAAAAAGACGCCAGTAAAGAAGAATTAGGGCTAGAGGaag AAATGATACCAGAAGAAGAGGTTGGTCAAGTGGATCTGGCTAAATTGGACATAAAAGCTGTAGAGGGTGATGGCATTCTTGAAGACTCTCCAGCAGACTGCTGTCCAGAACCTTGTTATGCGCGCTTCCCCTTTTTAGCTGGAGATGACGAATCTCCATTCTGGCAAGGATGGGCCATGTTGAGACTGAAAACCTTCCGACTTATTGAAAATACATACTTTGAAACGGCTGTGATAACTATGATTTTACTCAGTAGTTTGGCTTTG GCTCTAGAAGATGTTCATTTACCACATCGGCCGATACTTCAAGATATCCTCTATTATATGGACCGAATCTTTACCGTTATATTTTTCATCGAGATGTTGATCAAGTGGCTTGCTCTTGGATTCCAGAAATATTTCACGAATGCCTGGTGTTGGCTTGATTTCATCATTGTTATG GTCTCGCTTATAAACTTCGTAGCGGCGCTTTGTGGCGCCGGTGGCATTCAGGCGTTCAAAACGATGAGAACGCTTCGAGCCCTTCGACCGCTCAGGGCTATGAGCCGCATGCAGGGCATGAGG GTGGTAGTGAATGCTCTGGTGCAAGCGATCCCATCCATCTTCAACGTGCTGCTCGTGTGTCTGATATTCTGGCTTATCTTTGCTATTATGGGTGTACAACTCTTCGctggaaaatattttaag TGCGTCGACATGAACCACACAACTCTAAGCCATGAAATTATCCCAGATAGAAATGCTTGTATTTTAGAAAACTACACCTGGGAAAACTCCCCAATGAATTTCGACCATGTTGGCAAGGCTTATTTATGTCTATTTCAAGTTGCTACTTTCAAAGGCTGGATTCAAATCATGAATGATGCTATCGATTCACGAGAG GTTGGTCGTCAGCCCATTCGAGAAAccaatatatacatgtatttgtattttgtattcttCATAATTTTCGGCTCGTTTTTCACTCTTAACCTATTCATTGGTgtgattattgataattttaatgaacaaaAGAAGAAAGCAGGAGGCAGTCTTGAAATGTTTATGACAGAAGATCAGAAAAAGTATTACAATGCTATGAAAAAAATGGGATCGAAAAAGCCCCTTAAAGCAATTCCCAGGCCAAGG TGGCGGCCGCAAGCAATCGTATTTGAGATTGTAACAGATAAGAAATTTGATATGATCATTATGTTGTTTATTGGCCTTAATATGTTAACTATGACCCTCGATCATTATCAACAATCAGAAACATTCAGTGCTGTGTTGGACTatcttaatatgatatttatcgtAATATTTAGTTCAGAGTGCTTACTTAAGATCTTTGCCCTGCGATACCATTACTTTGTGGAGCCATGGAATCTATTTGATTTTGTCGTTGTAATGTTTTCTATACTTA GCTTGGTGTTGAGCGATATCATAGAAAAGTACTTTGTTTCACCGACTTTACTCAGAGTTGTCAGAGTGGCAAAAGTTGGTAGAGTACTTCGACTTGTTAAAGGTGCAAAGGGCATTCGAACATTACTGTTCGCTCTGGCCATGTCACTGCCAGCTCTCTTTAACATTTGTCTGCTGCTATTTCTTGTAATGTTTATCTTCGCAATATTTGGAATGTCATTTTTCATGCATGTTAAAGACAAAGGAGGCCTAGATGACGTGTACAACTTCAAAACTTTCGTGCAAAGTATGATTCTACTATTTCAG ATGTCTACATCGGCGGGTTGGGATGGTGTGTTAGACGGTATTATAAATGAGGAAGAGTGTGATTTGCCGGACAACGAACGTGGGTCACCTGGCAACTGTGGCTCTGCGACGATAGGCATTACCTACTTACTGTCATATCTGGTGATCTCTTTCCTCATCGTTATTAACATGTACATTGCCGTTATTCTCGAAAATTATTCTCAG GCAACCGAAGACGTACAGGAAGGCCTAACTGACGACGACTACGACATGTACTACGAGATATGGCAGCGGTTTGATCCCGAAGGAACACAATACATCAGATACGATCAACTATCTGATTTCTTAGACGTTCTCGAGCCGCCTTTACAAATCCACAAAcctaacaaatacaaaattatatccaTGGACATACCTATATGTCGCGGTGATATGATGTTCTGCGTTGACATCTTAGATGCGCTCACGAAAGACTTCTTTGCGAGAAAGGGCAATCCCATCGAGGAACCGGTCGACGTGGGAAGGCCCGACGAAGTGGGCTACGAGCCCGTGTCGTCAACGCTATGGAGACAACGTGAAGAGTACTGCGCGCGGCTGATCCAGCACGCGTGGCGGAGACACCGGCGAGCGCAGTCGCCAGGTGGCGGCTCCGCGTCGGGCGCTGAGGGCGGCGGCGCGAGCGGACCGGAGGCGGAAGGCGCCCCGACGGCCGTGCTGCTGGACGCGGGCGCTGGCGGCGCGCACCGCGTGGTGCTGCAGGCGGCCGGGGCGGCGCCGCGCCCGCCCgagcccgcgccgccgcccgcgcccgtcTGA